Proteins co-encoded in one Aquincola tertiaricarbonis genomic window:
- the rpsS gene encoding 30S ribosomal protein S19, with the protein MTRSLKKGPFVDQHLQAKVEKAVAIKDKKPIKTWSRRSTILPEFIGLTIAVHNGKQHVPVYVSDQMVGHKLGEFALTRTFKGHPADKKAKK; encoded by the coding sequence ATGACACGTTCTCTCAAGAAGGGCCCCTTCGTCGACCAGCACCTGCAGGCCAAGGTCGAAAAGGCGGTGGCCATCAAGGACAAGAAGCCGATCAAGACCTGGTCGCGCCGCTCGACGATCCTCCCCGAGTTCATCGGTCTGACGATCGCTGTGCACAACGGCAAGCAACACGTGCCGGTGTACGTGAGCGACCAGATGGTCGGCCACAAGCTTGGCGAATTCGCGCTGACGCGGACCTTCAAGGGTCACCCGGCAGACAAGAAGGCCAAGAAGTAA
- the rplB gene encoding 50S ribosomal protein L2: MAVVKVKPTSPGRRAVVKVVHKHLHKGAPEASLLEPQKQNAGRNNNGHITIRHKGGGHKHHYRVVDFRRNKDGIPAKVERIEYDPNRTAHIALVCYADGERRYVIAPRGLEVGATLLSGSEAPIKAGNTLPIRNIPVGSIVHCVELLPGKGAQIARSAGTSVTLMAREGSYAQLRLRSGEVRRIHIDCRATIGEVSNEEHSLRQYGKAGAIRWKGIRPTVRGVAMNPVDHPHGGGEGRTGEGQVPVSPWNTMTKGYRTRSNKRTQTFIVSRRKK; this comes from the coding sequence ATGGCTGTCGTCAAGGTCAAGCCGACTTCGCCCGGCCGCCGTGCCGTGGTGAAGGTGGTGCACAAGCACCTGCACAAGGGTGCGCCGGAAGCATCGCTGCTCGAGCCGCAGAAGCAGAACGCCGGCCGCAACAACAACGGTCACATCACCATCCGCCACAAGGGCGGTGGCCACAAGCATCACTACCGCGTGGTGGACTTCCGTCGCAACAAGGACGGCATCCCGGCGAAGGTCGAGCGTATCGAATACGACCCGAACCGTACCGCCCACATCGCGCTGGTGTGCTACGCCGACGGTGAGCGCCGCTACGTGATCGCCCCGCGCGGTCTGGAAGTGGGCGCCACGCTGCTGAGCGGCTCGGAAGCGCCGATCAAGGCCGGCAACACGCTGCCCATCCGCAACATCCCCGTGGGTTCGATCGTCCACTGCGTCGAGCTGCTGCCTGGCAAGGGCGCGCAGATCGCGCGCTCGGCCGGCACCTCGGTGACGCTGATGGCCCGCGAAGGCTCCTACGCCCAGCTGCGCCTGCGCTCGGGTGAAGTCCGTCGCATCCACATCGATTGCCGCGCCACCATCGGTGAAGTGAGCAACGAAGAGCACAGCCTGCGCCAGTACGGCAAGGCTGGTGCCATCCGCTGGAAGGGCATCCGCCCGACCGTGCGGGGTGTGGCGATGAACCCGGTGGATCACCCGCACGGTGGTGGTGAAGGTCGTACCGGCGAAGGCCAAGTGCCTGTGTCGCCGTGGAACACGATGACCAAGGGCTACCGTACCCGCAGCAACAAGCGCACGCAGACGTTCATCGTCTCGCGTCGCAAGAAGTAA
- the rplW gene encoding 50S ribosomal protein L23, whose amino-acid sequence MSAAPQKFDEGRLAQVLVAPIVSEKATSVGEKNNQVLFKVLRNATKPEIKAAVELMFKVEVDSVQTVNQKGKVKRFGRSIGRRDHVKKAYVCLKDGQELNFSGESA is encoded by the coding sequence ATGAGCGCCGCTCCGCAAAAATTCGATGAGGGCCGCCTGGCTCAAGTGCTGGTCGCCCCGATCGTCTCGGAAAAGGCCACCAGCGTCGGCGAAAAGAACAACCAGGTGTTGTTCAAGGTGCTGCGCAACGCCACCAAGCCCGAGATCAAGGCTGCCGTCGAGCTGATGTTCAAGGTCGAAGTGGACTCCGTCCAGACCGTGAACCAGAAGGGCAAGGTCAAGCGTTTCGGTCGTTCCATCGGCCGCCGCGACCACGTCAAGAAGGCCTATGTGTGCCTGAAGGACGGCCAGGAACTGAACTTCTCCGGGGAGAGCGCGTAA
- the rplD gene encoding 50S ribosomal protein L4 produces MQLELLNEQGQPTDKVDAPDTVFARDYNEALVHQIVVAYQANARQGTRAQKDRGVVKHSTKKPFRQKGTGRARAGMTSSPLWRGGGRIFPNSPDENFTQKVNKKMYRAGMASILSQLARDGRLAVVDSFTVDTPKTKQLAQKFKGMGLDSVMVIADTVDENLLLASRNLSNVLVVEPRYADPLSLVFYKKVLVTKAAIEQLKEMFA; encoded by the coding sequence ATGCAACTCGAGCTCCTGAACGAACAAGGTCAGCCCACCGACAAGGTGGACGCGCCCGACACCGTCTTCGCGCGTGACTACAACGAAGCGCTAGTGCACCAGATCGTCGTGGCCTACCAGGCCAACGCCCGTCAAGGCACCCGTGCCCAGAAGGACCGCGGCGTCGTCAAGCACTCGACGAAGAAGCCGTTCCGCCAAAAGGGCACCGGCCGCGCTCGCGCTGGTATGACCTCCTCGCCGCTGTGGCGTGGGGGTGGTCGCATCTTCCCGAACAGCCCGGACGAGAACTTCACTCAGAAGGTCAACAAGAAGATGTACCGCGCCGGCATGGCGTCGATCCTGTCGCAGCTCGCGCGTGACGGTCGCCTGGCCGTGGTGGACTCGTTCACCGTCGACACGCCGAAGACCAAGCAGCTCGCCCAGAAGTTCAAGGGCATGGGCCTGGACTCGGTCATGGTCATCGCCGACACCGTCGACGAGAACCTGCTGCTCGCTTCGCGCAACCTGTCCAACGTGCTGGTTGTCGAGCCTCGCTACGCCGATCCGCTGTCGCTGGTCTTCTACAAGAAGGTGCTGGTGACCAAGGCGGCCATCGAGCAGCTCAAGGAGATGTTTGCATGA
- the rplC gene encoding 50S ribosomal protein L3, translated as MTTASASHRLGLLGRKVGMMRIFTDDGDAVPVTVLDVSNNRVAQVKTVETDGYSAIQVAFGTRRASRVTKPEAGHLAKAGVLAGEVLKEFRVPAEVAAEYKPGSTVPVTLFAAGQIVDVQGTSIGKGFTGTIKRHNFGSQRASHGNSRSHNVPGSISMAQDPGRVFPGKKMSGHRGDETVTTQNLDIVRVDEARQLLLVKGAVPGAKNGHVFVRPAIKAKAAKGAQ; from the coding sequence ATGACGACCGCAAGCGCGAGCCATCGGCTCGGATTGCTGGGCCGCAAGGTGGGCATGATGCGCATCTTCACGGACGACGGCGACGCCGTGCCCGTGACGGTGCTCGACGTGTCCAACAACCGCGTCGCCCAGGTCAAGACCGTCGAAACCGACGGCTACAGCGCCATTCAAGTGGCGTTCGGCACCCGTCGCGCCTCGCGCGTGACCAAGCCTGAAGCAGGCCACCTTGCCAAGGCAGGTGTGCTGGCAGGTGAAGTGCTCAAGGAATTCCGCGTGCCCGCCGAAGTGGCAGCCGAATACAAGCCCGGCTCGACCGTGCCTGTGACGCTGTTCGCCGCCGGCCAGATCGTCGACGTGCAAGGCACCTCGATCGGCAAGGGCTTCACCGGCACCATCAAGCGCCACAACTTCGGCTCGCAGCGCGCGTCGCACGGTAACAGCCGTTCGCACAATGTGCCCGGCTCGATCTCGATGGCGCAGGACCCGGGCCGTGTGTTCCCGGGCAAGAAGATGTCCGGCCACCGCGGCGACGAGACCGTGACGACCCAGAACCTCGACATCGTGCGCGTTGACGAAGCCCGTCAACTGCTGCTGGTCAAGGGTGCCGTCCCGGGTGCCAAGAACGGCCACGTGTTCGTGCGCCCGGCCATCAAGGCCAAGGCTGCGAAGGGAGCCCAGTGA
- the rpsJ gene encoding 30S ribosomal protein S10, with amino-acid sequence MQKQKIRIRLKAFDYKLIDQSALEIVDTAKRTGAIVRGPVPLPTRMQRFDILRSPHVNKTSRDQFEIRTHQRLMDIVDPTDKTVDALMKLDLPAGVDVEIKLQ; translated from the coding sequence ATGCAAAAGCAAAAGATCCGCATCCGCCTGAAGGCTTTCGATTACAAGCTGATCGACCAGTCGGCCCTCGAAATCGTCGACACCGCCAAGCGCACGGGCGCCATCGTCCGTGGCCCGGTGCCCCTGCCGACCCGGATGCAGCGCTTCGACATCCTGCGTTCGCCGCACGTCAACAAGACCTCGCGCGACCAGTTCGAGATCCGCACCCACCAGCGTCTGATGGACATCGTCGACCCGACCGACAAGACGGTCGACGCGCTGATGAAGCTCGACCTGCCCGCCGGCGTCGACGTCGAAATCAAGCTGCAGTAA
- the tuf gene encoding elongation factor Tu, producing the protein MAKGKFERTKPHVNVGTIGHVDHGKTTLTAAITTILSAKFGGEAKAYDQIDAAPEEKARGITINTAHVEYETANRHYAHVDCPGHADYVKNMITGAAQMDGAILVCSAADGPMPQTREHILLARQVGVPYIIVFLNKCDMVDDAELLELVEMEVRELLSKYDFPGDDTPIVKGSAKLALEGDKGDLGEAAIMRLAEALDSYIPTPERAVDGAFLMPVEDVFSISGRGTVVTGRVERGVVKVGEEIEIVGIRATQKTTCTGVEMFRKLLDQGQAGDNVGILLRGTKREDVERGQVLCKPGSIKPHTHFTAEVYVLSKEEGGRHTPFFNNYRPQFYFRTTDVTGAVELPKDKEMVMPGDNVSITVKLIAPIAMEEGLRFAIREGGRTVGAGVVAKIIE; encoded by the coding sequence ATGGCAAAAGGTAAATTCGAGCGGACCAAGCCGCACGTCAACGTGGGCACCATCGGCCACGTGGACCATGGCAAGACGACGCTGACGGCGGCGATCACGACGATCCTGTCGGCCAAGTTCGGCGGCGAAGCCAAGGCGTACGACCAGATCGACGCGGCGCCGGAAGAAAAGGCGCGTGGCATCACGATCAACACCGCGCACGTCGAGTACGAAACCGCCAACCGCCACTACGCGCACGTGGACTGCCCGGGCCACGCCGACTACGTGAAGAACATGATCACGGGTGCGGCGCAGATGGACGGCGCGATCCTGGTGTGCTCGGCCGCTGACGGCCCGATGCCCCAGACCCGCGAGCACATCCTGCTGGCGCGTCAGGTGGGCGTGCCCTACATCATCGTGTTCCTGAATAAGTGCGACATGGTGGACGACGCCGAGCTGCTGGAGCTCGTCGAGATGGAAGTGCGCGAGCTGCTGAGCAAGTACGACTTCCCGGGCGACGACACCCCGATCGTCAAGGGTTCGGCCAAGCTGGCGCTGGAAGGCGACAAGGGCGACCTGGGCGAAGCGGCGATCATGCGCCTGGCCGAAGCGCTGGACAGCTACATCCCGACGCCTGAGCGCGCCGTGGACGGTGCCTTCCTGATGCCGGTGGAAGACGTGTTCTCGATCTCGGGCCGCGGCACCGTGGTGACGGGCCGTGTCGAGCGTGGCGTGGTCAAGGTCGGCGAAGAAATCGAAATCGTCGGTATCCGCGCCACCCAGAAGACCACCTGCACGGGCGTGGAAATGTTCCGCAAGCTGCTGGACCAAGGTCAAGCGGGCGACAACGTGGGCATCCTGCTGCGCGGCACCAAGCGTGAAGACGTCGAGCGCGGCCAAGTGCTGTGCAAGCCGGGCTCCATCAAGCCGCACACGCACTTCACCGCCGAGGTGTACGTGCTGAGCAAGGAAGAAGGCGGCCGCCACACCCCGTTCTTCAACAACTACCGTCCCCAGTTCTACTTCCGCACGACGGACGTGACCGGCGCGGTGGAGCTGCCGAAGGACAAGGAAATGGTCATGCCTGGCGACAACGTCAGCATCACCGTCAAGCTGATCGCCCCGATCGCCATGGAAGAAGGCCTGCGCTTCGCCATCCGTGAAGGCGGCCGTACCGTCGGCGCCGGCGTGGTGGCCAAGATCATCGAGTAA
- the fusA gene encoding elongation factor G, which produces MSRKTPIERYRNIGISAHIDAGKTTTTERILYYTGVNHKIGEVHDGAATMDWMEQEQERGITITSAATTCFWKGMDMSYPEHRFNIIDTPGHVDFTIEVERSMRVLDGACMVYCAVGGVQPQSETVWRQANKYKVPRLAFVNKMDRTGANFFKVYDQMKTRLKANPVPIVVPIGAEDNFKGVVDLFKMKAIIWDEASQGMKFSYEDIPAELQAECEKWREGMIEAAAEASEELMNKYLESGELSEEEIKLGLRTRTIATEIQPMLCGTAFKNKGVQRMLDAVIDFLPSPVDIPPVGGTDDDEKEVFRKADDSEKFSALAFKLMTDPFVGQLTFVRVYSGVLASGSTVYNPIKGKKERIGRILQMHANQREEIKEILAGDIAACVGLKDVTTGETLCDPDAVITLEKMVFPEPVISQAVEPKTKADQEKMGIALSRLAAEDPSFRVRTDEESGQTIISGMGELHLEIIVDRMKREFGVEANVGKPQVAYRETIRKTATDVEGKFVRQSGGKGQYGHVVLTLEPQEAGKGFEFVDAIKGGVVPREYIPAVEKGIIDTLPNGVLAGFPVVDVKATLTFGSYHDVDSNENAFKMAASMGFKEAMRRASPVILEPMMAVEVETPEDYAGTVMGDLSSRRGMVQGMDDMPGGGKVIKAEVPLSEMFGYSTSLRSATQGRATYTMEFKHYSEAPKNVADAIITARGK; this is translated from the coding sequence ATGTCCCGCAAGACCCCCATCGAGCGCTACCGCAACATCGGTATCTCTGCGCACATCGATGCCGGCAAGACCACCACGACCGAACGCATCCTGTACTACACCGGCGTGAACCACAAGATCGGCGAGGTGCACGATGGTGCCGCGACGATGGACTGGATGGAGCAGGAACAGGAGCGGGGCATCACCATCACGTCGGCTGCGACGACCTGCTTCTGGAAGGGCATGGACATGTCCTACCCGGAGCACCGCTTCAACATCATCGACACCCCGGGGCACGTGGACTTCACCATCGAGGTGGAGCGTTCCATGCGCGTGCTGGACGGCGCCTGCATGGTGTACTGCGCCGTGGGCGGCGTGCAGCCCCAGTCGGAAACCGTCTGGCGCCAGGCCAACAAGTACAAGGTGCCCCGTCTGGCGTTCGTCAACAAGATGGACCGCACCGGCGCGAACTTCTTCAAGGTCTATGACCAGATGAAGACCCGCCTGAAGGCCAACCCGGTGCCCATCGTGGTGCCCATCGGCGCTGAAGACAACTTCAAGGGCGTGGTCGACCTGTTCAAGATGAAGGCCATCATCTGGGACGAGGCCTCGCAAGGCATGAAGTTCTCGTATGAGGACATCCCCGCCGAGCTGCAGGCGGAGTGCGAGAAGTGGCGCGAAGGCATGATCGAAGCTGCCGCCGAGGCCAGCGAAGAGCTGATGAACAAGTACCTCGAATCGGGCGAGCTGTCCGAGGAAGAGATCAAGCTCGGCCTGCGCACCCGCACCATCGCCACGGAAATCCAGCCGATGCTGTGCGGCACCGCCTTCAAGAACAAGGGCGTGCAGCGCATGCTCGACGCGGTGATCGACTTCCTGCCTTCGCCGGTGGACATCCCCCCGGTCGGCGGCACGGACGACGACGAGAAGGAAGTCTTCCGCAAGGCGGACGACAGCGAGAAGTTCTCGGCCCTGGCCTTCAAGCTGATGACCGACCCGTTCGTCGGCCAGCTGACCTTCGTTCGCGTGTACTCGGGCGTGCTGGCTTCCGGCTCGACCGTCTACAACCCGATCAAGGGCAAGAAGGAACGTATCGGCCGGATCCTGCAGATGCACGCCAACCAGCGTGAAGAAATCAAGGAAATTCTGGCCGGCGACATCGCCGCCTGCGTGGGTCTGAAGGACGTGACCACGGGCGAAACCCTGTGCGATCCGGATGCCGTGATCACGCTGGAAAAGATGGTCTTCCCTGAGCCGGTGATCTCGCAGGCCGTGGAACCCAAGACCAAGGCCGACCAGGAAAAGATGGGCATCGCCCTGTCGCGCCTGGCCGCCGAAGACCCGTCGTTCCGCGTGCGCACCGACGAAGAGTCGGGCCAGACCATCATCTCGGGCATGGGCGAGCTGCACCTGGAAATCATCGTCGACCGCATGAAGCGCGAGTTCGGCGTGGAAGCCAACGTCGGCAAGCCGCAGGTGGCCTACCGCGAAACCATCCGCAAGACGGCGACCGACGTCGAAGGCAAGTTCGTGCGCCAGTCGGGCGGCAAGGGCCAGTACGGCCACGTCGTGCTGACGCTGGAACCGCAGGAAGCCGGCAAGGGCTTCGAGTTCGTCGACGCCATCAAGGGCGGCGTGGTGCCTCGCGAGTACATCCCCGCGGTGGAAAAGGGCATCATCGACACGCTGCCGAACGGCGTGCTGGCCGGCTTCCCGGTGGTGGACGTCAAGGCCACGCTGACCTTCGGTTCGTACCACGACGTGGACTCGAACGAAAACGCGTTCAAGATGGCCGCCTCGATGGGCTTCAAGGAAGCCATGCGCCGGGCCAGCCCGGTCATCCTCGAGCCGATGATGGCCGTGGAAGTCGAGACGCCGGAAGACTACGCCGGTACCGTCATGGGTGACCTGTCCAGCCGTCGCGGCATGGTGCAGGGCATGGACGACATGCCGGGTGGCGGCAAGGTCATCAAGGCCGAAGTGCCGCTGTCCGAGATGTTCGGCTACTCGACCAGCCTGCGCTCGGCCACGCAAGGCCGTGCGACGTACACGATGGAGTTCAAGCACTACAGCGAAGCTCCGAAGAACGTCGCCGACGCGATCATCACCGCTCGCGGTAAGTAA
- the rpsG gene encoding 30S ribosomal protein S7 encodes MPRRREVPKREILPDPKFGSVDLSKFMNVVMESGKKAVAERIIYGALDQVEKKANKDPLEIFMTALNNVKPMVEVKSRRVGGANYQVPVEVRPVRRMALAMRWLKDSARKRGEKSMAARLANELLEASEGRGGAMKKRDEVHRMAEANKAFSHFRF; translated from the coding sequence ATGCCGCGTCGCCGCGAAGTACCCAAGCGCGAGATCCTGCCCGACCCGAAGTTCGGCAGCGTCGATCTCTCGAAGTTCATGAACGTCGTGATGGAATCCGGCAAGAAGGCCGTGGCCGAGCGCATCATCTACGGTGCCCTCGACCAGGTCGAAAAGAAGGCCAACAAGGATCCGCTCGAGATCTTCATGACCGCGCTGAACAACGTGAAGCCGATGGTCGAAGTCAAGAGCCGCCGCGTCGGTGGTGCGAACTACCAAGTTCCCGTGGAAGTTCGCCCCGTCCGCCGCATGGCGCTCGCGATGCGCTGGCTGAAGGACTCCGCCCGCAAGCGTGGCGAGAAGTCGATGGCCGCGCGCCTGGCCAATGAGCTGCTGGAGGCCTCGGAAGGCCGCGGCGGCGCGATGAAGAAGCGTGACGAAGTGCACCGCATGGCAGAGGCCAACAAGGCCTTCTCGCACTTCCGCTTCTAA
- the rpsL gene encoding 30S ribosomal protein S12 codes for MPTINQLVRHGREVEATKSKSPAMQGGPQRRGVCTRVYTTTPKKPNSALRKVAKVRLTNGFEVISYIGGEGHNLQEHSVVLVRGGRVKDLPGVRYHIVRGSLDLQGVKDRKQARSKYGAKRPKKA; via the coding sequence ATGCCTACCATCAACCAGCTCGTGCGCCACGGCCGTGAGGTCGAAGCCACGAAGTCCAAGTCGCCTGCCATGCAGGGCGGCCCCCAGCGCCGCGGTGTCTGCACCCGCGTCTACACCACGACCCCGAAGAAGCCGAACTCGGCGCTGCGTAAGGTCGCCAAGGTGCGCCTGACCAACGGTTTCGAGGTCATCTCGTACATCGGCGGTGAAGGCCACAACCTGCAGGAACACAGCGTCGTGCTCGTGCGCGGCGGCCGTGTGAAGGACCTGCCCGGTGTGCGTTACCACATCGTGCGCGGCTCCCTCGACCTGCAAGGCGTCAAGGACCGTAAGCAGGCTCGCTCCAAGTACGGCGCCAAGCGCCCGAAGAAGGCTTAA
- a CDS encoding PIN domain-containing protein, with amino-acid sequence MIPDPLSTDAVVVDTNVALDWLVFRNPGVLPLFERITSGRLRWLGCERMRDELAHVLSRGLGGRLGDMPPAPVVQAWTRQVQLHPAPVPGATQRLHCTDPDDQVFIDAAVVWQARWLVTRDRALLKLAKRARRWGVEVLTPERCLEQLGSAAGQPQG; translated from the coding sequence ATGATCCCTGACCCCCTGTCCACCGACGCCGTGGTCGTCGACACCAACGTGGCGCTGGACTGGCTGGTGTTCCGCAACCCGGGTGTGCTGCCGCTGTTCGAGCGGATCACCAGCGGGCGGCTGCGCTGGCTGGGCTGCGAGCGCATGCGCGACGAGCTGGCGCACGTGTTGTCACGCGGGCTGGGGGGCCGGCTGGGCGACATGCCACCGGCGCCGGTGGTGCAGGCCTGGACCCGGCAGGTGCAGCTGCACCCTGCGCCGGTGCCGGGCGCCACGCAGCGCCTGCACTGCACCGATCCGGACGACCAGGTGTTCATCGACGCCGCCGTGGTGTGGCAGGCGCGCTGGCTGGTCACGCGCGACCGCGCGCTGCTCAAGCTGGCCAAACGCGCCCGCCGCTGGGGCGTGGAGGTGCTGACACCCGAGCGCTGCCTCGAACAGCTGGGTTCAGCCGCCGGGCAGCCCCAAGGCTGA